TCTGTCCTTAAAAACCATTTTCGTTTACCTCCACTTTAGCGGATAGTCAATAGTTTAAAAACAAGATTGTATATCCCTTGGATTAAAAACAAAAGTTGGTTTTTAATAACAGATTATATGTCCCTTTATTTTCAACACCTATACAATACAGTCAAATTATATAAATGTATCTATACAAATATATGCTCTATCTCAAATGAGAGAACTCTTTTTAGACATGGTTTACAGGGAAGATAACAGCCTATTTACTGATGGCTTCTTAAACATGGTCTACTTGAAAAACCTACCAATATAATTTCAAAACAGTTTCACCATGCAAAAAATCGCATTGGTAATCTAAAAAACATCTCCAATTGAATTGATCGATGAAGTGGAAAACAAAAGTATATTTCAGATCTGAGGTATATTAAAAAAAGTAAAAGCGTAAGTCCGCTTGAGCAAAAGCAAAACGGACCTCGAACTGTTGCGATGTAATCACAACTCTCTGGAAATCTTTGATTTTCTGTGACCCCGAAGTGAAATCGGGATGTGAAAATTGAGTTTAGTATCTGCGGTTTTCTCTGGGTGTCCTGTGGTTAGGAAGACAATCCCTGCAGTAAACCGGTCTTTCCGGATCAGGTTTGAAAGGTACTTCGGTTTCAACACCACAATCTGAACATTTTGTTTTGTGCATTTCTCTGGGAGCGCCGAAATTAGAATTAGAATTTCCTCTGAAGTTTCTGTCATTAAAAGCCATTCTTGTTTCACCTTGGTTTTAGTTTTTGTTAATAGTTTAAAAATAAGATTGTATAGAACCCTTTGTTTAAAAACAAAAATTGGTTTTTTAACAACAGATGATTATACGTCTCTTTATTTTCAATACCTCTACATCACACATATAATATATAAATATATCTATTCATATAATGGCACACTCTCTTAACTAAGAGAACACTTTATAACCAGAGCTTGCCGAAGAGATTTCTGAAAACCGCATGCATAAGAAATGTATGGGTTTAATACAACAGCCATTTCACTTTTAATTATAAATATTTTCATGATTGTTTTCATGGTAAGAAAGTCGATTGATACTTTTTAGATTAAGCAAATAATATTTACCCTTTACCAAGTTGTGAAATATATACAAAAACTCCAGCGTCAACACTGCTAAAGCTATATGAACTATAAAGTTTTCCCACCACGACAAGTTAAAGGCAAGGAATCAAAGGAATAAATACTGACGGCTGGATAGTCTGTCTGTTGTTCGCCTGTTGTTAGTATAATGCTTGTATGTTATTCGTATAATCCTCTCTAATACTCCTCACACTCCCCCAACGTAACTCTTAACTATCCTTATCCTCCTTGGTTAATCAGATTGCTATGGCTGACAGATCACATTCTCGCATGTGGTACGAAAACATTGCAGGAGCGCCCCTGTTCAGTGCAGGCGCGCTGGCTTCCTTGGCATTATCACGGCTGAAATGCGAATGGACTTGCCCTAATTGTAAAACAAAATATGATAAAGACATAAATGCCGCTATCAATATCTAAAAATTCGCTCTCATAGATCAAAATCTAATTGGATTGTAACACCTACGGAACGTGGGGAAGAGCTTGGAGACTTACCCTCAATGGAGGGAGGAATGAACCAAGAAGTCACTCAGTCTTTAGCTGAGTGGTAGTTCACTTCTTTTTCACTTATCCTTGCCCTGAGCAGGTCAAGCACTTCTTCATCTGAGACATCATACCAGTTTTCATAAGCCTGAGCAACAGTCCTGAAATTGATAAGCATATCGAGTACAATGAGTTCATTAGCTTCTTCTGCTATCGTTTCTGCAATCTCTTTCCCGGCAACAGGTGCAGCAACTACAACTTTTCCTGCTTTCCGGGCTCTACAGAGTTCAATAGCTGCCCGCATGGTAGAGCCCATGGCAATCCCGTCATCGACAAGGATTACGGTTCTTCCTGTAATTTCGGGCAGGGGATTTCCCCCCCTTAAGGCATTTACACGCCTTTCGATCTCAGCAATCTGTTCCTGTTTGATCTGTTCAATGGTTTCCCTGGCTAGCCAGTAACCGGCATTATCTAAAATAAAGGTGCTTCCG
The Methanosarcina sp. WWM596 DNA segment above includes these coding regions:
- a CDS encoding CxxC-x17-CxxC domain-containing protein, with the translated sequence MAFNDRNFRGNSNSNFGAPREMHKTKCSDCGVETEVPFKPDPERPVYCRDCLPNHRTPRENRRY
- a CDS encoding phosphoribosyltransferase, producing MFKNRKDAGEKLAKALERYRTENPLVLAIPRGGVEVGLQVSRRLGVDFSLIIVRKLPFPDNPEAGFGAIAEDGSTFILDNAGYWLARETIEQIKQEQIAEIERRVNALRGGNPLPEITGRTVILVDDGIAMGSTMRAAIELCRARKAGKVVVAAPVAGKEIAETIAEEANELIVLDMLINFRTVAQAYENWYDVSDEEVLDLLRARISEKEVNYHSAKD